In Sciurus carolinensis chromosome 17, mSciCar1.2, whole genome shotgun sequence, one genomic interval encodes:
- the LOC124968151 gene encoding olfactory receptor 7A10-like produces the protein MLVNMQTQSKVMSFEGCIMQLHFFIVFASLENFLLAVMAYDRFVAICCPLHYTVIMNLPRCVLMVVVPWILSLLHAFLQSLMVLRLSFCTDLEIPHFFCELNQVVQLACSDTFPNDLVMYVTSVLLGGVYFSAAATHNSHSGATASVMYSVVTPMLNPYIYSLTNKNIKSALKRYL, from the exons atgctggtgaataTGCAGACACAGAGCAAGGTCATGTCCTTTGAAGGCTGCATTATGCAGTTGCACTTTTTCATAGTGTTTGCAAGTTTGGAAAACTTTCTTCTGGCTGTGATGGCCTACgaccgctttgtggccatctgttgCCCCCTGCactacacagtcatcatgaaccTCCCACGCTGTGTGTTGATGGTTGTGGTGCCCTGGATCCTGAGTCTCCTGCATGCCTTTTTACAGAGCTTAATGGTGTTGcgactgtccttctgcacagacttgGAAATCCcacactttttctgtgaacttaaCCAGGTGGTCCAACTTGCCTGCTCTGACACTTTTCCTAATGACCTGGTGATGTATGTTACATCTGTGTTGCTGGGAG GAGTGTACTTCAGTGCTGCAGCAACCCATAATTCACATTCAGGTGCAACAGCCTCGGTGATGTACAGTGTGGTTACCCCCATGTTGAACCCCTATATCTACAGTCTGACGAATAAGAACATCAAGAGTGCTCTTAAAAGATACCTGTGA